The Myotis daubentonii chromosome 1, mMyoDau2.1, whole genome shotgun sequence genome includes the window AAAAGCTCTATTTTAATTGCCCCTTTATTGAGGGAGTATCCATATCTAGGGATTAATCCAGATTTTATGAAGCCCCTAGTTTATATAATTTGGGGGACcctgtttaagaaaataaaaaaaatttgccctggccagtttgcctcagtgggtaAGAGCATcagcagaccaaagggtcctgggtttgattccaggttgcagactcctccccagccggggccctggtcagagcatgtgcaggaggcaacaaattaatgtgtttctctcacatcaatgtttctctgtttttccctcttccactctctctaaaaatcaatggaaaaatatcctcgagtgaggattaaaaaagaaaatataaaattttgaataCAAAATTGGTAGGACCCTTCCCAGGACCTTCAAAGAGGCCCATGCAAATGAAGGTCCTTAAAACTTACACTTCATTACTTTGTATAAAATCACTCCTCCTTCTACCATTGTCAGTTCTAATTATTCATTTTGTCATTCATATTTAACAgatatttttagttcatttataaACCTATCTAAAAATTAGTACTgaataaaatactgaaattttAAACTATGATTAATGTGCAATGATTTTAAGTGGccgcaatatttttttaatttctcaaaacCTTTACCATGTTCTTAAGCCACCGATTAGAGTTAAAATCTTTAGTATTGCTCTGAATTGTCCAGGGTCTtgacttcctctttctctttataAATCCTAGAGGATGCTATCCTCATAAATACACGTTGAAAAACAAAATCTTTTCAAAAAAGACGAAAGAAGCAAAAACAGGTACAGGTACTGTGATATGGAGGGGAATTGctaacacttgaaaaaaatgacatataAGTGGGTGTAATGCTTGTTTATTGAGCATCATCATTTTTCCCTTAGATAAGGCtcaaaaaaatagttttctttccaGGGTTCAACACCAGAGTAAAAACATGATCAttatatatacaactagaggcccggtgcaccagtggggtgcctcagcctgacctgagccctcttgcaatctgggacccctcggggatgttggactgcctgctgctcctgcctgccgccCCTGCTCATCCTAGCCCTGATGCGCCTGCTGCAGGCTCATGCCTAGTCAGTCCATGAGCCCTCCATCTggcgcccattggtcagctgagcggcactccctcactgtgagagtgcactgaccaccagggggcagctcctgcattgagcacctgcctcctggtggtcagtgcttgtcatagcaaccagtcaactgtgaggtcatttggttgcttaggcttttatatatatagatattttatacGATACTGATACTATCTACCATCATTTTACCTGACAATATTGTGTTTTCTCTCAAATCTGGAATTGGGTGGggataaattatatttcaaaagataGGTCATGGATATTAAAAGCAAAGTATTCCATACAGGCATCACCACATTAGACAGGACAAGAATGGATAATCATAATGACTTTACccaaaaaaaataagtattttataagAAGGCAGGAAAATGTTTATAAAGcagttaaaaacttttttaagttTTGGTTCACACAAGTAACCATTTGGAAAATTCATTTACTTAAATTTTTACCTGACGATAGATGAGGTGTTCTAGCATTTGGCTTTGCTTCTCCATTGGCACTTCCAAGACTGCAACGTAGCCTGGAACACTAACTATAACACATTGGAGCTGGCAAGTGGGATGGAGTGACAATGCTGGGACAGTTTCTCTTTAAACTGAAGCACATTGACTAACACAGCTAGCTAGTTAAGTTACTTAACATACATATACTGatcaatgaatgaacaaattatCATAAAGAACTGCTTACAAAAGAATGTTTATGCTCTTACCTCTAGATAGCCAAAGCTCTCCCATTTGTACTTGGTGCAGAAAAAGTTCTTGCAACTTTTCATTCCTTGCTGGATCCCACTGCTACGATtcacaaaatatttaacaatgaGTAATGAATCTGAGGGATGTGCTTACTAATCaaaattatttagtttttattttaaaatgcacttcTTAAACCTAGTTTCTAAATCCAAAGTATGACAAATGCAGTTATTCTTTACACTATTTAAACCAATTTCTTAAAATGGAATTACTATTTCAggccataaaaaaaaatacacgaggggctgggtggtggggggtaaaggggagacatctgtaatactgtcagcaataaaataaaattttaaaaaaagggaaaaaatacatGGCATATCCAAATTAGGCTGAGATGCTTGTACTAACTCATCCATATTTTACTTGGCTTACTAAGTACACATATCAGACATCTTACTATAATTAACTATAACAAAGATTACTTTGTATGTTGCAAAACTATTCCCTTGCCTCGGTATTAACATTGCTTGTTGATTGGGAAACAGCCTGGTGGGGAGTTGGCAGTGCCTGGTGTTGGAAGGTTGCTGTGGTTTGCTGCAGCCTGGTGTATGAAGGTGACCAGGGTCACAGGATGCCACATCATTGGAACCATGCCCAGGGCTGGTCTTTAAAGGTAAAGTGAGCaccaggctggcctggctcagaggttgagcatccacctatgaaccaggaggtcacggtttgattccagtcaagggcacatgcctgggttgtgggct containing:
- the TOMM20L gene encoding TOMM20-like protein 1 isoform X1, whose translation is MPCIRTLLGLLAALASCGAVAFLGYCVYFDWKRRGDPAFKRRLRDKRRAQPPKADGPGAQVDAQPLSQASLVLTLPLKTSPGHGSNDVASCDPGHLHTPGCSKPQQPSNTRHCQLPTRLFPNQQAMLIPRQGNSFATYKVIFVIVNYSKMSDMCT